From a region of the Bdellovibrio sp. ArHS genome:
- a CDS encoding tetratricopeptide repeat protein, with amino-acid sequence MMTGQNFNRSLFILFLAFVSYLYIPQALAQATSQGKDEFSQFEKELDNNSKDAKAPPANPPSAPAPVAEAPTNETSEQKIERLKKEIRKGPKNGALIVQLAEELYKKEEYEKTTLLLWKHVDKIDRKGLVLLAKAHEKRKEPSEMLRALNVLIGKDEKDFEAYSLMGNAYVMNRKTKDAMESYKKAVELNPQYEPAYDGLIEIYGKREPPNLYELRILYQDMVQNIGARPQYLRKLCEINTMDGTYEPAVQACNEAIRKDPKTADGYVYLGVSQKALGEDQAALNTLKKASKDFPSSELAQYQYGKLLEDQKNYVEAMNLYKAGTEADPKAARSWLGLATSSFEIRKFELALIAFKNACKFDKKNAVAFRKATTILRNQKNAQWIGKYEDASETCTF; translated from the coding sequence ATGATGACTGGACAGAATTTCAATCGCTCCTTATTTATTCTCTTCTTGGCTTTTGTCTCATATTTATACATTCCCCAGGCTTTGGCCCAGGCGACGAGTCAGGGAAAGGATGAATTTTCGCAGTTCGAAAAGGAACTTGATAACAACAGCAAAGATGCGAAAGCCCCGCCTGCAAATCCACCGTCGGCCCCCGCCCCTGTAGCGGAAGCCCCTACAAATGAAACCTCTGAGCAAAAAATCGAACGCCTCAAAAAGGAAATTCGCAAGGGCCCCAAGAATGGCGCTCTGATCGTGCAGCTGGCTGAAGAACTTTACAAAAAAGAAGAGTATGAAAAAACGACGTTGTTGCTGTGGAAGCACGTCGACAAGATTGATCGCAAAGGACTGGTTCTTTTGGCCAAGGCTCACGAAAAACGAAAAGAGCCCAGCGAGATGTTGCGGGCATTGAATGTTCTTATTGGAAAAGATGAAAAGGACTTCGAGGCCTATTCCTTGATGGGCAATGCCTATGTGATGAATCGCAAAACCAAAGACGCTATGGAAAGCTACAAGAAGGCGGTCGAGCTCAATCCTCAGTATGAACCTGCCTATGACGGGCTGATCGAAATTTACGGGAAGCGAGAGCCCCCCAATCTTTATGAGCTGCGCATTCTGTATCAGGACATGGTCCAAAATATCGGTGCGCGCCCCCAGTACTTACGCAAGCTTTGCGAAATTAACACGATGGATGGGACTTATGAGCCGGCCGTTCAGGCCTGTAACGAAGCCATTCGTAAAGACCCTAAAACCGCAGATGGCTATGTCTATCTGGGCGTGAGCCAAAAGGCCTTGGGGGAAGATCAAGCGGCTTTAAATACTTTGAAGAAAGCCTCTAAAGACTTTCCATCTTCAGAGCTTGCTCAATATCAATACGGTAAACTTTTAGAAGATCAAAAAAACTATGTCGAAGCCATGAATCTCTATAAGGCAGGCACAGAGGCAGACCCCAAAGCCGCCCGTTCTTGGCTGGGCCTGGCGACTTCTTCTTTCGAGATTCGCAAATTTGAACTTGCTCTTATTGCTTTTAAAAATGCCTGCAAATTTGATAAAAAAAATGCCGTGGCCTTTAGAAAAGCCACGACAATTTTAAGAAATCAAAAGAACGCTCAGTGGATCGGAAAGTATGAAGACGCTTCCGAAACCTGCACATTCTAA
- a CDS encoding DUF2203 domain-containing protein, with translation MVEINRKKTFTLQEARRLLPLIYRMTEEASRQVRTHLNRIDAFSDKSHPSVENIEAEINVIIDRWQVKVEKLGAEPKGLWMADFDNGDGFYCWKFPEVEINHWHGYQDGFSGRIVIE, from the coding sequence GTGGTTGAAATCAATCGCAAGAAAACATTCACTTTGCAGGAAGCGCGACGCCTCTTGCCGTTGATCTACCGTATGACCGAAGAGGCCAGCCGCCAGGTCAGAACTCATCTAAACCGCATTGATGCCTTTTCTGACAAATCCCATCCTTCTGTGGAAAATATTGAAGCTGAAATCAACGTCATTATTGACCGGTGGCAGGTGAAGGTTGAAAAGTTGGGAGCCGAACCTAAAGGACTTTGGATGGCCGACTTTGATAATGGCGATGGCTTCTATTGCTGGAAGTTCCCTGAGGTTGAGATTAATCACTGGCATGGCTACCAAGATGGGTTTTCTGGGCGTATAGTGATTGAATGA
- a CDS encoding NAD+ synthase produces MRIAIAQINPTLADFQYNKEKILNFIFQAQQRKCDLVVFPECALFGYHPFDLLERSKVVAKQEEELKSLITKIPKDIGVIFGLITKNPKKMGRPYFNSAVFVVKGQKPRYFHKQLLPTGDVFDEARFIEPGDLSKNYFSWKGKKFFLTICEDIWGWPDKAGRSPYVVNPLSKVKKQKIDMVINLSASPYFVGKMKQREYVVGRTADYFKAPMMYVNLVGAQDEIIFDGASFVVDKKGKKILSCHSFEEDINVIDINSLEVWNKTPKIDVIEELRRALVLGIRDFCAKTGMKKVHLGLSGGIDSAVVAALAVDALGPANVATLGLPGPFNAEKSLTLARDLAKNLGVDFKVVEIGPMYEEVVKGLEKGIQLDGFSLVHENLQARLRGLSLMAFSNKENSMLLTTGNKSEYAAGYSTLYGDMCGGLAPLGDLTKEQVYALARYYNQQGEVIPEEIITRAPSAELRPNQKDQDTLPPYEDLDKSVAYLVEKSGAAKTPTDKWLLPVLMRTEFKRWQAPPILKVSPHSFGRGRRYPIAHKAKE; encoded by the coding sequence ATGAGAATTGCTATTGCCCAAATTAATCCGACCCTCGCTGACTTTCAGTACAATAAAGAAAAAATCTTAAATTTCATCTTCCAGGCGCAGCAACGCAAATGTGATCTTGTTGTTTTTCCTGAGTGCGCTCTTTTTGGTTACCATCCCTTTGATCTATTGGAACGATCCAAAGTCGTGGCAAAACAAGAAGAGGAGTTGAAGTCGCTGATCACAAAAATTCCTAAAGACATTGGCGTCATCTTTGGATTGATCACTAAAAATCCCAAAAAAATGGGACGCCCTTATTTCAACAGCGCTGTCTTCGTTGTTAAGGGGCAAAAACCTCGATACTTCCACAAACAACTTCTGCCTACGGGCGATGTCTTTGATGAAGCTCGTTTTATTGAGCCGGGCGACCTTTCAAAAAATTACTTTTCGTGGAAGGGAAAAAAATTCTTTCTGACAATTTGCGAAGACATCTGGGGTTGGCCTGATAAGGCGGGCCGTTCGCCCTATGTCGTGAATCCTTTGAGTAAGGTCAAAAAGCAAAAGATCGACATGGTGATTAACTTAAGTGCCTCACCCTATTTTGTCGGAAAAATGAAGCAGCGAGAATATGTCGTGGGAAGAACCGCTGACTATTTCAAAGCTCCCATGATGTATGTCAATCTGGTGGGAGCTCAAGATGAAATCATCTTTGATGGAGCCAGTTTCGTAGTTGATAAAAAAGGTAAAAAAATTCTTAGCTGCCACTCTTTTGAGGAAGATATCAATGTCATTGATATCAACTCTCTGGAAGTTTGGAATAAAACTCCGAAGATCGATGTGATCGAAGAGCTTCGTCGGGCGCTTGTTCTGGGCATTCGCGACTTCTGCGCGAAGACGGGAATGAAGAAAGTTCATTTAGGTTTAAGCGGAGGCATTGACTCTGCCGTTGTCGCCGCTTTGGCCGTAGATGCTTTGGGACCTGCGAATGTCGCGACGCTAGGATTGCCGGGGCCTTTTAATGCCGAAAAAAGTCTGACCTTGGCTCGTGATTTGGCTAAAAATTTGGGTGTAGATTTTAAAGTTGTTGAAATCGGGCCCATGTATGAAGAAGTGGTGAAGGGCCTTGAAAAGGGAATTCAGTTAGACGGCTTCAGTCTGGTTCATGAGAATTTACAAGCCCGTTTACGTGGACTCAGTCTGATGGCGTTTTCCAATAAAGAAAACAGCATGCTTCTGACTACGGGAAATAAAAGTGAATATGCCGCGGGGTATTCGACTTTATACGGTGATATGTGCGGAGGCTTGGCTCCATTGGGAGATCTCACAAAAGAGCAGGTCTATGCCTTGGCTCGTTATTACAATCAGCAAGGCGAGGTGATTCCTGAAGAAATTATCACCCGCGCCCCTTCCGCGGAGCTGCGTCCGAACCAGAAAGACCAGGACACGCTTCCTCCTTATGAGGATCTGGATAAGTCTGTGGCTTACTTGGTTGAAAAATCCGGTGCGGCAAAAACGCCTACTGATAAATGGTTGTTGCCGGTTCTAATGCGAACTGAATTTAAGCGTTGGCAGGCGCCACCGATATTGAAGGTGTCTCCGCATTCATTTGGACGAGGACGTCGTTATCCGATCGCTCATAAAGCAAAAGAATAA
- a CDS encoding 3'-5' exonuclease — protein sequence MRFIAFDLETTGTVPGVDQIVEIGAVRFIDGQPEAIFATLVDPQRPIPPGASAVNGISDDMVKGKPFIESLLPMFAEFCGDDILVAHNAPFDAQFLTADIKKYESTAPKGLILDTLPIARKVFPGLPNYKLGTLVQHLKIPTTDFHRAEEDASYCGHLFFQMVKRISIGGQPPQVGNLVALTGKPELRFPQIVRQPKQMDFFGV from the coding sequence ATGAGATTCATAGCTTTTGACTTAGAGACCACCGGAACTGTTCCTGGCGTTGACCAAATCGTTGAAATCGGAGCTGTTCGCTTCATTGATGGCCAGCCAGAAGCCATTTTTGCAACACTTGTAGATCCACAGCGCCCGATTCCTCCAGGAGCCTCGGCGGTGAATGGGATTTCTGATGACATGGTTAAAGGAAAGCCCTTCATAGAAAGTCTATTGCCGATGTTTGCTGAGTTCTGTGGCGACGATATCTTGGTGGCTCACAATGCCCCTTTCGACGCTCAGTTTTTAACTGCTGACATCAAAAAATATGAGTCTACTGCTCCGAAAGGTTTGATTCTGGATACTCTTCCAATTGCTAGAAAAGTATTTCCGGGTCTTCCGAACTATAAGCTAGGAACTTTGGTTCAACATCTTAAAATTCCTACGACCGACTTCCACAGAGCGGAAGAAGATGCATCCTATTGCGGGCACTTGTTTTTCCAAATGGTAAAAAGAATTTCCATTGGCGGACAACCACCTCAGGTAGGAAATCTTGTTGCCCTGACAGGTAAACCGGAGCTGCGCTTCCCACAAATCGTACGCCAACCGAAGCAAATGGACTTCTTCGGCGTTTAA
- a CDS encoding 2Fe-2S iron-sulfur cluster-binding protein has translation MKGTKSGIYITFLPDHRDVQVSHGGESVLEVALRAGVEINHTCGGNGTCGTCLVHIRKGLSQLGPRNEIEAEMAQDRKFLDEERLACQTQPIHGLEVEIRSVKV, from the coding sequence GTGAAAGGCACTAAGTCTGGAATATATATCACTTTTTTACCGGACCACCGGGATGTCCAGGTGAGTCATGGGGGAGAGAGCGTTCTGGAAGTGGCTCTGCGTGCGGGAGTTGAGATCAATCATACATGTGGTGGAAATGGCACCTGTGGAACCTGTTTAGTACATATTCGGAAGGGCCTTTCGCAACTAGGACCTCGAAATGAAATCGAAGCTGAGATGGCCCAGGATCGAAAATTTTTAGATGAAGAGCGCTTGGCCTGTCAAACCCAGCCGATCCACGGTCTGGAAGTCGAAATCAGATCCGTTAAGGTGTAA
- a CDS encoding glycosyltransferase family 39 protein produces MKEFRRLWALSLVVKLILAALIPLSADEAYYWVWSQRLQLSYFDHPPMVAWLFYLGHIFEPFLHAVRWPAVILGHGMLAVWYGILKDHVPFEKIKVWVYLALFSPLLGFGSLIVTPDLPVMFFWSLSLLLALKALDTKSLSFYIVLGASLGLGFCAKYHIVLFVPCLLVYLFAEKKLRDVRLSGVLLTVITGLIFCTPVILWNFQNNFASFEFQLKHGLEKSSYNPEWTLSYVLGQILIVFPLVFWAALRAKVPQGLRWLYYFGWGPLLFFFFTSFRALVEANWPIIAYPAVIGLALFHEKIQRWLKYYVIFWGGIITVVLATLFTPSLRTLNDKVNEPYEFQTLSAVAHEYSPLYASSYQMAASLWYFSKVPTFKLKDISRFDFFDTLPEATPSSNHFYLVKRERNGLPSWISEQQWQMKEIKKISPDFVVLEFTK; encoded by the coding sequence TTGAAAGAATTCCGTCGTCTTTGGGCGCTCAGCCTTGTTGTTAAATTAATCCTTGCGGCACTAATTCCTCTTAGTGCCGATGAAGCCTATTACTGGGTGTGGTCGCAAAGACTGCAACTTAGCTACTTTGACCATCCTCCGATGGTGGCCTGGCTTTTCTATTTAGGGCACATCTTTGAACCGTTCTTGCATGCCGTCCGCTGGCCTGCAGTGATTTTGGGTCACGGGATGCTGGCCGTGTGGTACGGCATTCTTAAAGATCACGTCCCCTTCGAAAAAATCAAAGTGTGGGTTTATCTCGCCCTTTTTTCTCCGCTGTTGGGTTTCGGATCTCTTATTGTCACGCCCGATTTACCGGTGATGTTTTTCTGGTCACTTTCGCTTCTATTGGCTCTAAAAGCCTTGGATACGAAGTCGCTAAGCTTTTACATCGTCCTGGGCGCAAGCTTGGGTTTGGGTTTCTGCGCAAAATATCACATCGTGCTTTTTGTGCCCTGTCTGCTGGTTTACCTTTTTGCCGAAAAGAAATTGCGGGACGTGCGTCTTTCGGGCGTTCTTCTAACGGTAATCACCGGTTTAATTTTCTGCACTCCTGTCATTCTTTGGAACTTTCAAAATAACTTCGCTTCCTTTGAATTTCAGCTAAAGCATGGTTTGGAAAAAAGCAGTTACAATCCGGAATGGACCCTGTCCTACGTTTTGGGACAGATTCTTATTGTTTTTCCTTTGGTATTTTGGGCGGCTTTACGCGCGAAAGTTCCTCAAGGTTTACGTTGGCTGTATTACTTCGGCTGGGGTCCCCTTTTGTTCTTTTTCTTTACTTCCTTCCGAGCCCTGGTTGAAGCCAACTGGCCGATCATCGCTTATCCCGCCGTCATCGGCTTGGCCTTGTTCCACGAAAAAATTCAACGCTGGCTTAAGTACTACGTCATTTTCTGGGGTGGAATCATCACCGTCGTTCTGGCAACTCTTTTTACCCCGTCCCTGCGCACCTTGAACGACAAAGTTAATGAGCCGTACGAGTTTCAAACGCTCAGTGCAGTGGCGCATGAATACAGTCCGCTGTACGCAAGCTCTTATCAGATGGCTGCATCGTTGTGGTACTTCAGCAAGGTTCCGACTTTCAAGCTGAAGGACATCAGTCGTTTTGACTTCTTTGACACACTTCCTGAGGCGACCCCCTCTTCGAATCATTTTTATTTAGTGAAGCGCGAGAGAAATGGTTTACCTTCATGGATTTCCGAACAACAATGGCAGATGAAAGAGATTAAGAAAATATCTCCTGACTTTGTCGTGTTGGAATTCACAAAATGA
- a CDS encoding helix-turn-helix domain-containing protein has product MKKTGEILKKAREEKGLSLHEIGLSLKINSKVLKAIEEGDEKQLPAKTFLRGFVQSYANFLQLDSDKVLEVFYEEMGSTKPQPYIRQTDAPKVETSDERPTAPEATTTPSVTTEKKQEKELEATVTPIRRSTPPSSGKSDLKSLQENKSTKTIAIVVVGFVLVGLILFTKKMIDKYSKEAEVPSSEVAQTMEGATPVISETPQLTDVDSNGEASPLTNLTATPAPTTPASMPSPSPTSSPLVSTPTPTPSPVATASPAPTAKPSPTPAASPTATATPVASATPTPSPSPSPSPTPKETNKPVELIVEALDTVEIEYSAPNGKPQKIRLSAEQVHTFKSKSGLRISFSNGGAVNLIHNGREIGIPGDLGKPIKLSY; this is encoded by the coding sequence ATGAAAAAAACCGGTGAAATTTTAAAGAAAGCCCGCGAGGAAAAAGGCCTCTCTCTTCACGAAATTGGTCTTTCTTTGAAAATCAACAGCAAGGTTTTGAAGGCCATCGAAGAAGGAGATGAAAAACAATTGCCCGCAAAAACATTTTTGCGCGGATTTGTTCAGAGTTATGCCAACTTTCTTCAACTGGATTCAGATAAGGTCCTGGAAGTATTCTATGAAGAAATGGGCTCAACAAAGCCCCAACCTTATATCCGTCAAACAGACGCACCCAAAGTTGAAACTTCCGACGAACGCCCGACAGCGCCAGAGGCTACGACCACGCCTTCTGTGACAACGGAAAAGAAACAAGAAAAGGAGCTGGAAGCCACGGTCACGCCCATCCGTCGCAGCACGCCGCCTTCCTCAGGAAAATCAGATTTAAAATCTCTTCAGGAAAATAAATCCACCAAAACCATTGCCATCGTTGTCGTGGGTTTCGTTTTAGTTGGTCTGATTCTTTTCACCAAAAAAATGATCGACAAATACTCCAAAGAAGCTGAAGTGCCGAGCAGCGAAGTTGCGCAAACAATGGAAGGCGCCACTCCAGTGATCTCCGAAACACCGCAACTCACGGACGTTGACTCTAACGGAGAAGCAAGTCCACTAACTAATCTGACGGCCACGCCCGCGCCGACCACTCCGGCTAGTATGCCGTCGCCTTCTCCGACGTCTTCTCCCTTGGTGTCCACACCAACGCCAACACCATCTCCGGTAGCAACGGCAAGTCCGGCGCCGACAGCGAAGCCAAGTCCCACTCCGGCGGCAAGTCCGACCGCAACGGCGACACCTGTCGCCTCGGCAACGCCAACGCCCAGTCCTTCACCGTCGCCTTCTCCGACGCCCAAGGAAACCAATAAACCTGTCGAACTTATCGTGGAAGCTCTTGATACAGTTGAAATCGAATATTCTGCGCCCAACGGGAAGCCACAGAAAATTCGTTTGTCTGCTGAACAGGTCCACACTTTTAAAAGCAAAAGCGGTCTTCGCATCAGCTTCTCAAATGGTGGCGCCGTGAACTTGATTCATAACGGTCGAGAAATCGGTATCCCCGGCGACCTCGGCAAGCCTATTAAGTTGAGCTACTAA
- a CDS encoding tetratricopeptide repeat protein has translation MRKWILALTLLSALGCASQDKQKADLYLRMGAAQMESGNYPYALRDLLKAEELDAKNPATQNNLGLVYFFRERYDLAKKHLQNALDLEPRYTEARNNLARVLIEEGKFTQAEKELQVVLADLTYPTPEKAYVNLGLAKFNQKDFVGARTAFTKVLNTNPDDCIGNTYFGRTFFETEDYARAAESLDRAIGFCQKILYDEPHYYSALAYYRLGDKSKSVARFEELIKYYPSGKYREKAKGMLSLIRKGH, from the coding sequence ATGCGTAAATGGATTCTCGCACTGACTCTTTTATCCGCACTTGGATGTGCCAGTCAGGATAAGCAAAAAGCTGATTTGTATCTACGAATGGGTGCTGCTCAAATGGAAAGCGGCAACTACCCTTACGCGCTTCGCGACCTTCTGAAGGCCGAAGAACTTGATGCAAAAAATCCGGCCACACAAAACAACCTGGGGTTGGTCTACTTTTTCCGCGAGCGGTACGATCTGGCCAAAAAGCATCTGCAAAACGCTCTGGATCTAGAACCTAGGTACACAGAAGCCCGTAATAACCTTGCCCGCGTTCTCATTGAAGAGGGAAAATTCACGCAGGCCGAAAAAGAACTGCAGGTCGTGTTGGCAGATCTAACGTATCCGACTCCAGAGAAAGCTTATGTGAATCTGGGTCTGGCTAAGTTCAATCAAAAAGATTTCGTGGGTGCCCGCACCGCTTTTACGAAGGTTCTTAACACAAATCCGGATGATTGCATCGGCAACACCTACTTTGGTCGTACCTTCTTTGAAACTGAAGACTACGCTCGTGCCGCGGAATCTTTGGATCGCGCCATCGGTTTTTGTCAAAAAATTCTTTACGACGAACCCCACTACTACAGTGCCTTAGCCTATTACCGCTTGGGAGATAAATCCAAATCGGTGGCGCGCTTTGAAGAGCTTATCAAGTACTATCCTTCAGGAAAGTACCGTGAAAAAGCAAAGGGCATGCTCAGCTTGATTCGAAAGGGACACTAA
- a CDS encoding class I SAM-dependent RNA methyltransferase gives MSAKINKGGAQAPLLGSKIKLHIEKLSIGGAGVARHEGMVVFVPQAAPNEEVLAEVTLVKKNFTEAKILEVLKPGPSRRTPPCPVANICGGCNWQHITEEEQLAQKEKLVLETIKKFNPTLKFDYLPIQKSPRSLRYRNRIQPKFQHGRFGFFARNSHDIVEISDCPITEEALTEKFSEVKSWAQQKNAKELLRLEMYISEEGPVRYGLITEDDDGIGFSQVNRFQNEDLVRTALDWAGEENFAHVFDLYAGAGNFTFPLAHKYPMASITGVELNPKLVERAKSKAKEKRMKYFLSDVENFMRRAQIGTEDLVLLDPPRAGASEYIMRALASAASKKIIYISCHPVSLARDLNWFFAWAQKLGKSATLSRVQTFEMFPQTDHVETIAELRVDS, from the coding sequence ATGTCTGCGAAAATAAACAAGGGGGGAGCGCAAGCTCCCCTTCTTGGTTCCAAGATCAAACTGCATATTGAAAAGCTGTCCATTGGCGGTGCTGGAGTCGCTCGACACGAGGGCATGGTCGTCTTCGTTCCTCAAGCAGCGCCTAATGAAGAGGTTTTAGCCGAAGTGACCTTGGTCAAAAAGAACTTTACAGAGGCAAAAATTCTGGAAGTTCTTAAGCCCGGTCCGTCTCGCCGTACACCTCCCTGCCCCGTTGCCAACATTTGCGGCGGCTGCAATTGGCAACACATCACCGAAGAAGAGCAGCTTGCGCAAAAAGAAAAGTTGGTTCTTGAAACTATCAAGAAATTCAATCCGACTTTGAAGTTTGATTATTTGCCCATACAAAAAAGTCCTCGGTCTTTAAGATATCGAAATCGCATTCAACCAAAGTTTCAGCACGGTCGCTTTGGCTTTTTCGCGAGAAATTCCCACGACATTGTGGAAATCAGCGATTGCCCTATTACCGAAGAGGCTTTGACGGAAAAGTTTTCGGAAGTGAAATCCTGGGCTCAGCAAAAAAACGCCAAAGAGCTCTTGCGCCTTGAGATGTATATCTCCGAAGAAGGTCCTGTCCGTTATGGTCTTATCACTGAAGACGACGACGGCATCGGGTTTTCCCAAGTGAACCGCTTCCAAAATGAGGACCTTGTCCGTACGGCCCTGGACTGGGCGGGCGAGGAAAACTTCGCCCATGTTTTTGACCTTTATGCGGGTGCCGGGAACTTTACTTTCCCCTTAGCTCACAAGTACCCCATGGCAAGCATCACTGGTGTTGAGCTGAACCCAAAGCTGGTGGAACGCGCCAAGAGCAAAGCCAAAGAAAAACGCATGAAGTATTTCCTCTCTGACGTCGAAAACTTTATGCGAAGGGCGCAAATCGGGACCGAAGACTTGGTTTTACTGGATCCGCCACGCGCCGGAGCCAGTGAATATATCATGAGAGCCTTGGCCTCGGCGGCTTCTAAAAAAATCATTTACATCAGTTGCCACCCGGTTTCTTTGGCACGGGATCTTAACTGGTTCTTTGCTTGGGCGCAGAAGCTTGGCAAATCTGCGACGCTCTCAAGGGTTCAAACCTTTGAGATGTTCCCTCAGACTGACCATGTTGAGACTATTGCAGAGCTCAGGGTTGACTCCTAG
- the ndk gene encoding nucleoside-diphosphate kinase, giving the protein MAIEQTFSIIKPNAMKKNAIGDIISMFEANGLKIAAAKITILSKAKAEEFYAEHKERPFFGELVSFMTSGPVCLMCLQGENAVLKNREIMGATDPKKANAGTVRAKFGDNVGENAVHGSDSAASAARELALFFEKHEICNV; this is encoded by the coding sequence ATGGCTATCGAGCAAACATTCTCAATCATTAAGCCAAACGCAATGAAGAAAAACGCTATCGGCGACATCATCAGCATGTTTGAAGCAAACGGCTTGAAAATCGCTGCTGCAAAAATCACAATCCTTTCTAAAGCTAAAGCTGAAGAATTCTATGCTGAACACAAAGAACGTCCTTTCTTTGGCGAACTAGTTTCTTTCATGACTTCAGGCCCTGTTTGCTTGATGTGCTTGCAAGGTGAAAACGCTGTTTTGAAAAACCGCGAAATCATGGGCGCTACAGATCCTAAGAAAGCTAACGCTGGAACAGTTCGCGCTAAGTTCGGTGACAACGTTGGTGAAAACGCTGTTCACGGTTCTGACTCTGCAGCTTCTGCAGCTCGCGAACTTGCTTTGTTCTTCGAAAAGCATGAAATCTGCAACGTATAA
- the sucD gene encoding succinate--CoA ligase subunit alpha — protein MAILINKDTKVICQGFTGAQGTFHSEQAVAYGTKMVGGVTPGKGGTTHIGLPVFNTVADAKEKTGCNASVIFVPPPFAADSIMEAVDAELDLVICITEGIPVLDMVKVKKFMQGKKTRLVGPNCPGVITPGECKIGIMPGHIHKPGRIGVLSRSGTLTYEAVGQLTALGLGQSTCVGIGGDPVNGTNFIDVLEMYNKDKDTDAVIMIGEIGGSAEEEAAEYIKREFKKPVTAFIAGAAAPKGKRMGHAGAIISGGKGTAEAKFEALMSAGCKISRSPAEMGITLKSMLK, from the coding sequence ATGGCAATTCTTATTAACAAAGACACAAAAGTTATCTGCCAAGGTTTCACTGGAGCTCAAGGCACTTTCCACTCTGAGCAAGCCGTTGCCTACGGAACTAAAATGGTTGGTGGTGTGACTCCGGGTAAAGGTGGCACAACTCACATCGGTCTTCCTGTGTTCAACACAGTGGCTGATGCCAAAGAAAAAACCGGCTGTAATGCCTCTGTTATCTTCGTTCCACCTCCATTTGCAGCAGACTCCATCATGGAAGCTGTCGACGCTGAGTTGGATCTAGTGATTTGTATCACTGAAGGCATTCCGGTTTTAGACATGGTGAAGGTTAAAAAATTCATGCAAGGCAAGAAGACTCGCCTAGTGGGTCCAAACTGCCCGGGCGTGATCACTCCAGGTGAATGTAAAATCGGTATCATGCCTGGTCACATTCACAAACCAGGTCGTATCGGCGTTCTTTCTCGCTCTGGCACATTGACTTACGAAGCTGTCGGTCAATTGACGGCATTGGGCCTTGGCCAATCTACTTGCGTAGGTATCGGTGGTGACCCAGTGAACGGAACAAACTTCATCGACGTTCTAGAAATGTACAACAAAGACAAAGACACTGACGCCGTGATCATGATCGGTGAAATCGGTGGATCCGCCGAAGAAGAAGCGGCTGAGTACATCAAACGTGAATTCAAAAAGCCAGTGACAGCGTTCATCGCAGGTGCGGCAGCTCCTAAAGGTAAACGTATGGGTCACGCCGGTGCGATCATCAGTGGTGGCAAAGGCACCGCAGAAGCGAAGTTCGAAGCTTTGATGTCTGCTGGCTGTAAGATCTCTCGCTCTCCGGCAGAGATGGGAATCACTTTGAAATCTATGTTGAAGTAA